The Blastocatellia bacterium genome contains a region encoding:
- a CDS encoding DUF1501 domain-containing protein: MKKTTRRHFLKQSGFTLMAVGLSREAFYHNLGLAANSTLTQAAALSPTDRILVVVQLAGGNDGINTVIPLSGSLYATYQQRRPTLAVAPDQVLPVGTDSAGNQLGFHPRLPKFKALMDQGHLGVIQAVGYPNPNRSHFESMAIWHTANPVRPDGTGWLGDYLDVAYPSNDNPLIGVYLGGTLPLGLKAREVIVPAISNFETYRFQTDPRYPQDAANRINAFLALNREAASENTYREIIRQVALDAYQSAEGLQTGIRRYTPDPAIQYPTANPLARVLQMAAQIIGGGLGTKILYVTLGGFDTHQTQNGANGQGGQPLLLQYLDDAIDAFYRDMKRLGVDDKVLIMTWSEFGRKVGENGNRGTDHGASGPQFVIGTPVRGGFFGVYPSLTDLDKDDGTKFSIDFRSIYATILERWLGVSSRELLGGTFELLNFLP; this comes from the coding sequence ATGAAGAAGACAACGCGACGCCACTTTCTCAAACAAAGCGGCTTCACCTTGATGGCGGTGGGGTTGAGCCGAGAGGCCTTTTACCATAATCTGGGATTGGCCGCCAACAGCACGCTGACGCAAGCGGCTGCGCTCAGCCCGACCGATAGAATACTGGTCGTCGTTCAACTGGCCGGTGGCAATGACGGGATCAATACGGTGATTCCCCTGAGCGGTTCGCTCTACGCGACCTATCAGCAGCGACGACCGACTCTGGCCGTTGCGCCCGATCAGGTCCTTCCGGTGGGAACCGACAGCGCGGGGAATCAGCTCGGCTTTCATCCCCGGCTTCCCAAGTTCAAGGCATTGATGGATCAGGGACACCTCGGCGTCATCCAAGCGGTCGGCTATCCCAACCCCAACCGCTCTCACTTTGAGTCCATGGCGATCTGGCATACGGCTAATCCTGTTCGCCCGGATGGGACGGGGTGGCTCGGCGACTACCTGGACGTAGCCTATCCTTCCAATGACAATCCGCTCATCGGGGTGTATCTGGGAGGAACGCTCCCGCTGGGATTGAAAGCGAGGGAAGTCATCGTTCCGGCCATCAGCAATTTCGAAACCTATCGCTTTCAGACCGATCCGCGGTATCCGCAGGATGCCGCCAATCGCATCAACGCCTTCCTCGCCCTCAACCGTGAAGCGGCGTCCGAGAACACTTATCGAGAGATCATCCGCCAGGTCGCCCTCGACGCCTACCAGAGCGCCGAAGGGCTGCAAACGGGCATCCGTCGGTATACGCCGGATCCAGCGATCCAATATCCCACCGCGAATCCGCTGGCCCGCGTCCTGCAAATGGCGGCGCAAATTATCGGCGGAGGTTTGGGAACGAAAATTCTCTACGTGACGCTCGGTGGATTCGACACCCACCAGACGCAAAACGGCGCCAACGGACAGGGAGGCCAACCGCTCTTGCTCCAGTATCTGGATGACGCCATTGACGCCTTTTATCGAGATATGAAGCGACTGGGCGTTGACGATAAGGTCCTCATCATGACCTGGTCCGAGTTCGGGCGGAAGGTCGGAGAAAACGGCAACCGGGGAACAGATCACGGCGCCTCAGGTCCTCAATTTGTCATCGGCACGCCCGTCCGCGGCGGGTTCTTCGGCGTCTATCCGAGCTTGACTGATCTGGACAAGGATGATGGCACCAAATTCTCGATTGACTTTCGTTCGATCTACGCTACGATCCTCGAACGATGGCTCGGCGTCAGCTCGCGGGAACTTCTCGGCGGGACATTCGAACTGCTGAATTTCCTCCCCTGA